One window from the genome of Methylomarinovum caldicuralii encodes:
- the ampD gene encoding 1,6-anhydro-N-acetylmuramyl-L-alanine amidase AmpD has protein sequence MTKLSIEDGWLTPVRRCPSPNQDARPAGEISLVVVHNISLPPGRFGGGHIDALFTNRLDPAADPYFAAIADLKVSAHVLIDRAGKTTQYVPFHRRAWHAGRSCFQGRERCNDFSIGIELEGCDDIPYEEAQYRRLAEIVRLLLERYPGLTPERITGHSDIAPGRKTDPGPAFDWARFRRCLEPCRKPS, from the coding sequence ATGACAAAACTGTCCATCGAAGACGGCTGGCTGACTCCGGTCCGGCGCTGTCCCAGTCCCAACCAGGACGCCCGCCCCGCCGGGGAGATCTCCCTGGTGGTGGTTCACAACATCAGCCTGCCGCCCGGGCGGTTCGGCGGCGGCCACATCGACGCCCTGTTCACCAACCGCCTCGACCCGGCCGCCGACCCCTACTTCGCCGCCATCGCCGATTTAAAGGTTTCCGCCCACGTGCTCATCGACCGCGCGGGAAAAACGACCCAGTACGTCCCCTTCCACCGCCGCGCCTGGCACGCCGGCCGCTCCTGCTTCCAGGGACGGGAACGCTGCAACGACTTTTCCATCGGCATCGAACTGGAGGGGTGCGACGACATTCCCTACGAGGAAGCGCAATACCGGCGCCTGGCCGAAATCGTGCGCCTGCTCCTGGAACGCTATCCCGGCCTGACCCCGGAGCGGATCACCGGCCACAGTGACATCGCCCCGGGACGCAAGACCGATCCCGGCCCCGCCTTCGACTGGGCCCGTTTCCGCCGCTGTCTGGAACCGTGCCGAAAGCCGTCCTGA
- a CDS encoding YdcF family protein, whose translation MPKAVLSHLLERLLLLPGGPILLIAAGLILWRSRGVAWVALLGLGLLYLASLPATTRLLWAWMAVPPPADPKSARNRAEAIVILGATRYSRAPEYGGRDNLAGLGLERVRYGAWLQRRTGLPILVSGRGWRAPGERSEAAIMADILEHEFHVPVAWEEEQSRSTYENARYSSRLLRQLGIGRILLVTHAYHMPRAREAFEAMGLTVVPAPTVYFQTFSEYAVFDWLPEMRALRRNRLLVHEIVGRWWYRWRYF comes from the coding sequence GTGCCGAAAGCCGTCCTGAGCCATCTGCTGGAACGCCTGCTGCTGTTGCCGGGCGGGCCGATCCTGCTGATCGCCGCCGGTCTGATCCTGTGGCGCAGCCGCGGAGTCGCCTGGGTGGCGCTGCTGGGACTGGGGCTGCTCTATCTGGCTTCGCTGCCGGCGACGACCCGGTTGCTGTGGGCCTGGATGGCCGTTCCCCCGCCGGCAGACCCAAAGAGCGCCCGGAACCGGGCCGAGGCCATCGTCATCCTCGGGGCGACCCGTTACTCGCGCGCCCCGGAATACGGCGGCCGCGACAACTTGGCGGGGCTGGGTCTGGAACGGGTGCGTTACGGCGCCTGGCTGCAGCGCCGCACCGGCCTGCCGATTCTGGTGAGCGGACGGGGCTGGCGCGCCCCCGGCGAACGCTCGGAAGCGGCCATCATGGCCGATATCCTGGAGCACGAATTCCACGTCCCGGTGGCCTGGGAGGAGGAACAGAGCCGCTCCACTTACGAAAACGCCCGCTACAGCAGCCGGCTGTTGCGGCAATTGGGAATCGGCCGCATTCTCCTGGTCACCCACGCCTACCACATGCCCCGCGCCCGCGAGGCCTTCGAGGCCATGGGACTGACGGTGGTTCCGGCGCCGACGGTCTATTTCCAGACCTTCAGCGAATACGCCGTTTTCGACTGGCTGCCGGAAATGC